From the genome of Malus sylvestris chromosome 6, drMalSylv7.2, whole genome shotgun sequence, one region includes:
- the LOC126626047 gene encoding uncharacterized protein LOC126626047 isoform X3, with the protein MASSSSTEEPNQEHLQRQQPPQPPPQQQQQQQQQQPQSVKECVHKTKLIQFLGRSAPIVLQNDNGPCPLLAICNVLSLRNSLNLSPDTSEVSQEKLLSLIAERLIDSNSNIDNKDAGYVENQQQNIADAIDHLPQLATGIDVNIKFRRIDDFEFTPECAIFDLLDIPLYHGWIVDPQDDNTANAIGSKSYNALMGELVALETQNMESECKNTPEEDCVDFAAATTATLGVPSPCLSTTRSFNKSPHSASDEPRARKGDREEEEELMRALQMSEAELTTLVGDPCAVVSTNRAPLLISSDASTLPEKVVPIDSQDESENHAAVYNNVHQSELSVPEDYNTSRNESSNVISLSTTPEQTACSSLSETVKAENTDQPTDMKSDERLSSVLEVKSTTNESVKIESGISFSPGKDTESLEENCTDVSIGDEKFESQAKLTPDAHGHIDKQNESNATEGCCSSGPNVGLNSSAGRMQQNEASETLASSGEGSEPIYEGEERIQDSGTPVVEDREPVYEGEVVLAKQVDKSPLDARPKGEITPQQGELIRTFLKNNASQLTFYGLFCLQEGLKERELCVFFRNNHFSTLFKFNSELYLLATDQGYINQPDLVWEKLNEVNGNTLFMTGNFKEFKVESHTNDTWDENNAVTSTAF; encoded by the exons ATGGCGTCGTCGTCGTCGACTGAAGAACCGAATCAGGAGCATCTGCAGCGGCAGCAGCCACCACAACCGCCGCCGCAGCAACAgcaacaacagcagcagcagcaaccacAATCAGTGAAAGAGTGCGTGCACAAGACCAAGCTCATCCAATTCTTGGGACGCTCCGCGCCTATCGTCCTCCAGAACGACAATGGTCCCTGCCCGCTCCTCGCAATCT GTAACGTTCTCTCGCTGAGGAACAGCTTGAATTTGAGTCCAGACACGTCAGAAGTCTCACAGGAGAAACTACTTTCACTCATTGCTGAACGACTAATTGATTCTAACAGTAATATTGAT AATAAAGATGCAGGATATGTAGAAAACCAACAGCAAAACATTGCTGATGCTATTGATCATCTCCCTCAACTTGCAACGGGGATTGATGTTAATATAAAATTCAGAAG GATAGATGATTTTGAGTTTACACCTGAGTGTGCCATATTTGACCTGTTAGACATTCCACTATAtcatggttggatcgttgatcCGCAG GATGATAACACTGCCAATGCAATTGGGTCAAAGTCTTATAATGCTCTCATGGGGGAGCTTGTTGCATTGGAAACCCAGAATATGGAGAGTGAGTGTAAGAATACTCCAGAAGAAGATTGCGTTGATTTTGCTGCTGCAACAACTGCAACCCTGGGAGTCCCTTCACCATGCCTTTCTACAACTAGATCTTTCAACAAGTCTCCACATTCAGCTTCTGATGAACCAAGGGCAAGAAAAGGTGAccgtgaagaagaagaggagttAATGAGGGCTTTACAAATGTCTGAGGCCGAATTGACAACCTTAGTTGGTGATCCATGTGCAGTTGTCAGTACTAACAGGGCCCCTCTGTTGATTAGTTCAGATGCAAGTACACTTCCTGAGAAGGTTGTGCCAATAGATTCTCAAGATGAATCAGAGAATCATGCTGCTGTATACAATAATGTCCATCAGTCAGAACTGTCTGTACCAGAAGATTACAATACCTCCAGGAATGAGAGTAGTAATGTGATATCTTTAAGTACTACTCCAGAGCAAACAGCATGTTCCTCGTTGTCAGAGACTGTTAAGGCAGAAAATACTGATCAGCCAACTGATATGAAATCAGATGAGCGTCTTTCCTCTGTTCTGGAAGTGAAAAGCACTACAAATGAATCAGTCAAGATTGAAAGTGGAATTTCTTTTTCTCCGGGGAAAGATACTGAGTCATTGGAGGAGAACTGTACAGATGTGTCAATAGGGGATGAAAAGTTTGAGAGTCAGGCCAAGCTTACACCTGATGCTCATGGACATATAGATAAGCAAAATGAGAGCAACGCGACAGAGGGATGTTGCTCATCTGGTCCAAATGTGGGTTTGAATTCATCTGCTGGCAGAATGCAGCAAAATGAGGCATCAGAAACTTTAGCATCAAGTGGTGAAGGCAGTGAGCCCATATATGAAGGAGAAGAGCGCATTCAGGATTCAGGAACTCCAGTTGTTGAAGACAGAGAGCCTGTATATGAAGGTGAGGTGGTACTCGCAAAACAAGTTGACAAAAGCCCCTTAGATGCAAGGCCCAAGGGTGAAATCACTCCACAACAAG GTGAACTGATCAGGACTTTTTTGAAGAACAATGCTAGTCAGTTGACTTTTTATGG CCTTTTCTGCTTACAAGAGGGTCTTAAAGAGCGTGAGCTATGTGTTTTCTTCCGAAATAATCACTTCAGCACCTTGTTTAAG TTCAATAGTGAACTTTATCTTTTGGCTACTGATCAGGGTTACATAAATCAGCCTGATTTGGTGTGGGAAAAGCTAAATGAG
- the LOC126626048 gene encoding uncharacterized protein LOC126626048 — MSGPSDRRFDLNLVEEAAPPSPDNIWRPSFVSPTGPLTVGDSVMKNDMTAAVVARNLLTPKDNRLLSKRSDELAVKDSLALSVQCAGSVSNMAQRLFARTRQVESLAAEVMSLKQEIRGLKHENKQLHRLAHDYATNMKRKLDQMKETDGQVLLDHQRFVGLFQRHLLPSSSGAVPRNEAPNDQPLMPPPSRVLSSTEAPNDPPPVPSLSGALPTAETSPKQPL, encoded by the coding sequence atgtctggcccctccgaccgtcgttttgacttgaaccttgttgaagaggcagccccgccttctccagacaacatatggcgcccatccttcgtctcccctactggtcctcttaccgttggggattccgtgatgaagaatgatatgaccgctgcggtggtggccaggaaccttctcactcccaaagataacagactactttccaaacgatctgatgagttagctgttaaggattcgctagctctcagtgttcagtgtgcaggttctgtgtctaatatggcccaacgcctatttgctcgaacccgccaagttgaatcattggcggctgaagtgatgagtctcaaacaggagattagagggctcaagcatgagaataaacagttgcaccggctcgcacatgactatgctacaaacatgaagaggaagcttgaccaaatgaaggaaactgatggtcaggttttacttgatcatcagagatttgtgggtttgttccaaaggcatttattgccttcgtcttctggggctgtaccgcgtaatgaagctccgaatgatcaacctctgatgcctcctccttctagggttctgtccagtactgaggctccaaatgatccccctccggtgccttctctttctggggctctaccgactgctgagacttctcctaagcaacctttgtga
- the LOC126626963 gene encoding uncharacterized protein LOC126626963 isoform X2: MSPTEWWIMYGTDAPTVRKLAIKVLSQTASSSACERNWSTFALIHTKQRNKLAHSSLEKLVYCYYNMKLQIRDKEAEIDHVDRGDPLDVFDIVGEDDDTEGNQLFQWIRPLHLDDDEGNPSPKVAEEARNEGINVERVLEEEVGSSSADSLEELLHPRPRNTGIPPSSNPTQPQHRADTNDSSSTRSGDSPTTGGGNDE; encoded by the exons atgtctccta ctgaatggtggatcatgtatgggaccgatgcaccaactgtgagaaagttagcaatcaaagtattatcacaaacagcttcctcatctgcttgtgaaagaaattggagcacatttgcactcatacacacaaagcaaagaaataagttggctcatagtagcttggaaaaattagtttattgctactacaacatgaagcttcaaattcgagataaggaagcagaaatagatcatgtcgaccgtggtgacccactagatgtgtttgatattgttggtgaagatgatgatacagagggtaaccaactttttcaatggattagacctcttcatttagatgatgatgaaggcaacccatcTCCCaaagttgctgaagaagcacgtaatgaagggataaatgtagaaagagtattagaggaggaggtgggatctagcagcgctgactctttggaagaacttttgcacccaagaccaagaaacactggaattccaccttcttccaatcctacacaaccacaacatcgtgctgatactaatgatagctctagtacaagatcaggagactcacctaccaccggaggtgggaatgatgaatga
- the LOC126626963 gene encoding uncharacterized protein LOC126626963 isoform X1 encodes MQQLTWFKDARRTFGEPTSVAARTNMSPTEWWIMYGTDAPTVRKLAIKVLSQTASSSACERNWSTFALIHTKQRNKLAHSSLEKLVYCYYNMKLQIRDKEAEIDHVDRGDPLDVFDIVGEDDDTEGNQLFQWIRPLHLDDDEGNPSPKVAEEARNEGINVERVLEEEVGSSSADSLEELLHPRPRNTGIPPSSNPTQPQHRADTNDSSSTRSGDSPTTGGGNDE; translated from the exons atgcagcag ctaacatggtttaaagatgcaagaagaacttttggagaaccaacatcagttgctgctcgaacaaatatgtctccta ctgaatggtggatcatgtatgggaccgatgcaccaactgtgagaaagttagcaatcaaagtattatcacaaacagcttcctcatctgcttgtgaaagaaattggagcacatttgcactcatacacacaaagcaaagaaataagttggctcatagtagcttggaaaaattagtttattgctactacaacatgaagcttcaaattcgagataaggaagcagaaatagatcatgtcgaccgtggtgacccactagatgtgtttgatattgttggtgaagatgatgatacagagggtaaccaactttttcaatggattagacctcttcatttagatgatgatgaaggcaacccatcTCCCaaagttgctgaagaagcacgtaatgaagggataaatgtagaaagagtattagaggaggaggtgggatctagcagcgctgactctttggaagaacttttgcacccaagaccaagaaacactggaattccaccttcttccaatcctacacaaccacaacatcgtgctgatactaatgatagctctagtacaagatcaggagactcacctaccaccggaggtgggaatgatgaatga